One stretch of Streptomyces sp. 135 DNA includes these proteins:
- a CDS encoding GtrA family protein — protein MKFGVVGGSGVAVNLLVFNLLLHGFGSPPMTATVLASCVAMGTNYLGFRFFAYRDRASRTKRQIALFFVFSGIGVAMESVLFYAAYHGADMSGPIGSNIAKALSIVLASAFRFLVYRTWVFQHDARRH, from the coding sequence GTGAAGTTCGGTGTGGTCGGCGGCAGCGGGGTCGCCGTCAACCTCCTCGTCTTCAACCTCCTCCTGCACGGCTTCGGTTCGCCTCCGATGACGGCGACGGTCCTGGCCAGCTGCGTGGCCATGGGCACCAACTACCTCGGCTTCCGCTTCTTCGCCTACCGCGACCGCGCCTCGCGCACCAAGCGGCAGATCGCCCTCTTCTTCGTCTTCAGCGGGATCGGCGTCGCGATGGAGAGCGTCCTGTTCTACGCGGCGTACCACGGCGCGGACATGAGCGGACCGATCGGCTCGAACATCGCCAAGGCGCTGTCGATCGTCCTGGCCTCGGCGTTCCGCTTCCTGGTCTACCGGACGTGGGTCTTCCAGCACGATGCGCGTCGCCACTAA
- a CDS encoding polyprenol monophosphomannose synthase, producing MTVNTPENLSQDLAARLPEAWAATPLTVVMPTYNEAGNLPGMAEALMALPLTGLRLLVVDDSSPDGTGEIAERFAERYGSARMSVLHRTEKDGLGRAYAAGMARAVAEGAHYVLQMDADGSHPVAKVAELLGVALATDAGVVMGSRYVQGGTLSDAWGAHRKLLSRWANAYAGTILGTRVRDITGGFNLWRADALRAIDLASVDSAGYSFQVEMKYRALRRGFGVMEVPIHFEDRTVGESKMNLMVQLESIVMPWKLRLDARASARGSGARG from the coding sequence ATGACCGTGAACACCCCCGAGAACCTCTCCCAGGACCTCGCCGCACGGCTGCCCGAAGCCTGGGCCGCCACTCCGTTGACCGTCGTCATGCCGACGTACAACGAGGCGGGGAACCTGCCCGGCATGGCCGAGGCCCTGATGGCGCTCCCGCTGACCGGCCTGCGCCTCCTCGTCGTCGACGACTCCAGCCCGGACGGCACCGGTGAGATCGCCGAGCGCTTCGCCGAGCGGTACGGCAGCGCCCGCATGAGCGTCCTGCACCGCACGGAGAAGGACGGCCTCGGCCGGGCCTACGCCGCGGGCATGGCGCGGGCCGTCGCCGAGGGCGCGCACTACGTACTCCAGATGGACGCGGACGGCAGCCACCCCGTGGCCAAGGTCGCCGAGCTGCTCGGGGTCGCCCTCGCCACCGACGCGGGGGTCGTCATGGGCAGCCGGTACGTCCAGGGCGGCACGCTCTCGGACGCCTGGGGCGCCCACCGCAAGCTGCTCTCCCGCTGGGCCAACGCCTACGCGGGCACCATCCTCGGCACCCGCGTCCGCGACATCACCGGCGGCTTCAACCTCTGGCGCGCGGACGCCCTGCGCGCCATCGACCTGGCCTCCGTGGACAGCGCGGGCTACAGCTTCCAGGTCGAGATGAAGTACCGCGCGCTGCGCCGCGGCTTCGGTGTCATGGAGGTGCCGATCCACTTCGAGGACCGCACGGTCGGCGAGTCGAAGATGAACCTGATGGTGCAGCTGGAGTCGATCGTCATGCCGTGGAAGCTGCGGCTCGACGCGAGAGCGTCCGCGCGCGGCTCGGGGGCGCGCGGATGA